In Microbacterium sp. SLBN-146, one genomic interval encodes:
- a CDS encoding response regulator transcription factor, producing MTAPIRVLLVDDQHLIRLGFRLVLDAEPDIEVIGEAADGRDAISETARLDPDVILMDVRMPVMDGITATERIVATHPGVRILILTTFDLDEYAFAALRAGASGFLLKDAQRAELVGAVRAVHGGDAALAPRVTRRLIELVGPGAVPATPLPGSDALTDRERDVFRAIADGRTNSEIARDLFLSESTVKTHVGRVLTKIGARDRVHAVILAHRHGMTDTR from the coding sequence ATGACCGCTCCCATCCGTGTCCTCCTCGTCGACGACCAGCACCTCATCCGCCTCGGCTTCCGGCTCGTGCTCGATGCCGAGCCGGACATCGAGGTGATCGGCGAAGCCGCCGACGGGCGCGACGCGATCAGCGAAACGGCGCGACTCGATCCCGACGTCATCCTCATGGATGTCCGGATGCCGGTGATGGACGGCATCACGGCGACGGAACGCATCGTGGCGACACACCCCGGCGTCCGCATCCTCATCCTCACGACCTTCGATCTCGACGAATATGCGTTCGCGGCGCTCCGCGCAGGAGCCAGCGGATTCCTCCTGAAGGACGCGCAACGCGCTGAGCTGGTGGGAGCCGTTCGTGCCGTCCATGGAGGCGACGCCGCTCTGGCCCCGCGCGTGACGCGCCGTCTCATCGAACTCGTGGGTCCCGGTGCGGTACCGGCGACTCCGCTTCCCGGCTCAGACGCACTCACCGATCGAGAGCGCGATGTCTTTCGCGCCATCGCCGACGGACGCACGAACTCCGAGATCGCCCGTGACCTGTTCCTGAGCGAGTCGACCGTCAAGACACACGTCGGCCGCGTCCTCACGAAGATCGGTGCCCGTGATCGAGTGCACGCTGTGATCCTCGCGCATCGACACGGCATGACGGACACCCGGTGA
- a CDS encoding sensor histidine kinase has translation MATQQQVVVGSATRTDDDLLLPRPPGVLRRFWAAHPRTTDAIVAVAGLIVSAPALVLRSDIASQPAITQVWFAAALMAVACAALLLRRTHPRAVFVVVLLPSLLLPASLSPIGHLLLGFAVYALAVYRSTRACWVAAGIGTVLVTAHAVVSAVTGAESVGYLSSVVVGAVIPLLIGALIGINVGGRRRYLEALIERSRQLAIERDQQAQLAAAAERTRIAREMHDIVSHSLTVIVALSEGASAAADPAHARQANHAAAETARTALHDMRAMLGVLRDSSDELSPLEPLQPVDPGEIVATAQRAGYPVTLQLAGDLDRVPRSARFAVGRIVQEGVTNAMRHAPRAREIGVRVLVAESDLRVIVDNDGTTMASPAARPGFGLRGLHERVGHVGGTLDVGPRADGGWSLSAEIPFAPVPREEEA, from the coding sequence ATGGCCACGCAGCAGCAGGTCGTCGTCGGTTCCGCCACGCGGACCGACGACGACCTGCTGCTGCCCCGGCCGCCCGGCGTCCTTCGCCGATTCTGGGCGGCGCACCCCCGCACGACAGACGCGATCGTCGCCGTGGCGGGACTCATCGTCTCCGCGCCGGCACTCGTCCTCCGCTCGGACATCGCAAGCCAACCGGCGATCACCCAGGTGTGGTTCGCCGCGGCGCTCATGGCCGTCGCCTGCGCCGCACTCCTGCTGCGCCGCACCCACCCCCGCGCCGTTTTCGTCGTCGTGCTGCTCCCCTCACTGCTCCTGCCGGCAAGCCTCTCGCCCATCGGGCACCTCCTGCTCGGGTTCGCTGTCTACGCGCTTGCCGTCTACCGTTCGACGCGCGCGTGCTGGGTCGCTGCAGGCATCGGCACTGTTCTCGTCACCGCTCATGCCGTGGTGTCCGCCGTGACGGGAGCCGAGTCCGTCGGCTATCTTTCGAGCGTCGTCGTCGGCGCGGTCATCCCCCTTCTCATCGGTGCACTCATCGGCATCAACGTCGGCGGTCGACGCCGCTATCTCGAGGCGCTCATCGAGCGCTCGCGGCAACTCGCCATCGAGCGCGATCAGCAGGCACAGCTCGCGGCAGCGGCGGAGAGGACGAGGATCGCGAGGGAGATGCACGACATCGTGTCGCACTCGCTGACCGTCATCGTCGCCCTCTCGGAAGGGGCCTCCGCTGCCGCCGACCCGGCCCACGCCCGGCAGGCCAATCATGCCGCCGCCGAGACCGCGCGGACGGCGCTGCACGACATGCGAGCGATGCTCGGCGTGCTTCGCGACTCCTCCGACGAGCTGTCCCCGCTCGAACCGCTTCAGCCCGTCGATCCCGGAGAGATCGTCGCCACCGCCCAGCGCGCCGGCTATCCCGTGACTCTTCAGCTGGCCGGTGATCTCGACCGCGTTCCGCGCTCCGCGCGGTTCGCGGTCGGCCGGATCGTCCAAGAGGGTGTGACGAATGCCATGCGCCACGCTCCCCGCGCTCGGGAGATCGGCGTCCGTGTGCTCGTGGCCGAATCAGACTTGCGAGTCATCGTCGACAATGACGGAACGACGATGGCGTCTCCGGCCGCACGACCCGGATTCGGTCTTCGGGGACTCCACGAAAGAGTGGGACACGTGGGTGGCACGCTGGATGTCGGCCCGCGGGCGGACGGCGGCTGGAGTCTCAGCGCGGAGATCCCGTTCGCTCCGGTCCCTCGGGAAGAAGAAGCATGA
- a CDS encoding mechanosensitive ion channel family protein, whose protein sequence is MWTTVIPAAAPEEPTIADLEFWQGVGVFFVEAGWNLARVGGIIVGAFVLAWILKLVIRRVVRRIVNGAKSKAEVTDTRALEQSPLASVRVVQRTRTLGSILQNVVNVTIVIVALLLIVNVLAPNALASLTLLTAAIGAGLGFGAQNIVKDVLNGIFIVAEDQVGIGDVVDLGLATGIVEYVSVRITHVRDVNGTLWYVRNGEITRIGNMSQGWSRVIIDLAVPVDADIEEVEKVMLDAAKALAKDTKWRSRIIEAPEVWGLESVSGDALVIRLVMKTRANAKDDVARELRVRLKRAIDAMGITLPQLNSIVLTGFEGAGRIRGANPPRTKPQPIAQVEAEHPVWKLKRTSKTKKPSAESGEHAPVDGPKEES, encoded by the coding sequence ATGTGGACCACCGTCATTCCCGCCGCGGCTCCCGAGGAGCCGACGATCGCCGACCTCGAATTCTGGCAGGGGGTCGGCGTGTTCTTCGTCGAAGCGGGCTGGAATCTCGCGAGAGTCGGCGGCATCATCGTCGGCGCCTTTGTGCTCGCATGGATCCTCAAGCTCGTCATCCGTCGCGTCGTGCGCCGCATCGTGAACGGTGCGAAATCGAAGGCGGAGGTCACCGATACGCGTGCCCTCGAACAGTCGCCGCTCGCCTCTGTGCGCGTCGTCCAGCGGACGCGCACACTCGGCTCGATCCTCCAGAACGTGGTCAACGTCACGATCGTGATCGTCGCGTTGCTTCTGATCGTCAACGTCTTGGCGCCGAACGCCCTCGCATCCTTGACTCTCCTCACGGCGGCGATCGGTGCAGGCCTGGGCTTCGGGGCCCAGAACATCGTCAAAGACGTCCTCAACGGCATCTTCATCGTCGCCGAGGATCAGGTCGGTATCGGAGACGTCGTGGACCTCGGTCTCGCCACCGGGATCGTCGAGTACGTCAGCGTGCGAATCACTCACGTGCGTGATGTGAACGGAACGCTCTGGTACGTCCGCAACGGTGAGATCACGCGGATCGGCAACATGTCGCAAGGGTGGTCCCGCGTCATCATCGACCTCGCCGTGCCCGTCGACGCCGACATCGAAGAGGTCGAGAAGGTCATGCTCGACGCGGCGAAGGCGCTTGCAAAAGACACGAAATGGCGATCGCGCATCATCGAGGCCCCGGAGGTCTGGGGACTCGAGTCGGTGTCCGGCGATGCGCTCGTCATCCGTCTCGTCATGAAGACGAGGGCGAACGCGAAAGACGATGTCGCCCGCGAACTCCGCGTGCGCCTCAAGCGCGCGATCGACGCGATGGGGATCACGCTGCCGCAGCTGAACTCGATCGTCCTCACGGGGTTCGAGGGTGCCGGACGCATCCGCGGCGCCAACCCGCCCCGGACGAAGCCTCAGCCCATCGCGCAGGTCGAGGCCGAGCATCCTGTCTGGAAACTGAAGCGGACCTCGAAGACGAAGAAGCCCTCGGCCGAGTCCGGAGAACACGCCCCCGTTGACGGGCCGAAGGAGGAGTCATGA